GCCGCCGAGCACGCGACCTTCGGCATCAGCGAGGTCAAGCGCGGCATCCTGCCGGGCAACGGCGGCACGCAGCGGGCGCTGCGGCAGCTTCCCTACCCGATCGCCATGGAGCTGCTGCTGATCGGCGACCAGCTCACGGCGCAGCAGGCGTTGCAATACGGCCTCGTCAACCGCGTGGTGCCGAAGGAAGAGTTAATGTCCACGGCCGAGGCCTACGCGCGCAAGCTCGTCGCCAACGCGCCGCTGGCCGTGCGGGCGATCAAGGAACTGGCCGTGCGCAGCCAGCACATGCATCTCAGCGACGGACTGCGCCTCGAATCCGCGATCCAGCAGGCGCTGCGCCAAACAGAGGACGCCAAAGAAGGTCCGCGCGCCTTCGCCGAAAAGCGCCCCGCCAACTGGACCGGGCGCTGAGTTTTGCTGGGCCGCGCGTCTTCGAAGCCCGCCGTTCCCAGGAAAAGCAAGCGCCGCGCCCGAGCCAAAAATGGCTCGGGTGCGGTGAAACGCTAAAGCGGGCAGTGTTGGTGTGTCTCACGCCGCCGGGGCGCCACTGCCCGGAGCGCCGCTGACATCGGAGCGACCGCGACCGCTGGCGCGCCGCGCAAGCCGGCGTGCACGCGCGTCTAGCAGCCACCGCCGCCCGCGGCGCAGCACCGAAAGCAGCGCCGGCGGGTCCGCCAACGTCCGCACGTCGCCTTCCTCGTTCCGCATCCGGTAGTACTGCTCGTCCGTCATGCCGATCCTCCGTGGACTCAGCGGCCGGTCGATCTGACGACTCGCAGCCGTTCTCTCGGCATTCACGGTATCGCCGGCGAACCGCCCCGGCTGACCCACCGCCGACAGGCGGGATGTCAACTGCCCGACAAAGCAGATTGCCCCGCCGCCGGCAGCCGCCGGTTCGGACGCGTATGCTAGGGGCCATGACTGGCTGGACCGGCCCAACGCTGCCGGCGGGCACGCTGACCTTCCTGTTCACGGATGTGGAGGGCAGCACGCGCCTGTGGGAGGAGCATCCGCAGGCGATGCGCGGCGTCATGGCCCGCCACGATGCGCTGCTCACGCAGGTCTTCGAACGGCACGAGGGCATCGTCGTGCGCCCGCGCGGCGAAGGCGACAGCCTCTTCTGCGTCTTCGTGCGCGCCTCCGACGCCGTAGCCGCGGCGCTCGCCGGCCAGCGAGCCCTGCTGGCGGAGGACTGGGGCATCATCGGCCCGCTGCGCGTCCGCATGGCGCTGTTGACGGGGGAAGCCGACCTG
Above is a window of Dehalococcoidia bacterium DNA encoding:
- a CDS encoding enoyl-CoA hydratase-related protein → MGLDFAIRDRVAYLTLNRPEAMNAMDPEMYKALSDAWIEVRDNPEIWCALITGAGDRAFTAGADLKKTIPRQPEMWEFWQTQADQILNRGLEVWKPVIAAVNGYCLAGGMTLLFATDIRIAAEHATFGISEVKRGILPGNGGTQRALRQLPYPIAMELLLIGDQLTAQQALQYGLVNRVVPKEELMSTAEAYARKLVANAPLAVRAIKELAVRSQHMHLSDGLRLESAIQQALRQTEDAKEGPRAFAEKRPANWTGR
- a CDS encoding adenylate/guanylate cyclase domain-containing protein, producing the protein MTGWTGPTLPAGTLTFLFTDVEGSTRLWEEHPQAMRGVMARHDALLTQVFERHEGIVVRPRGEGDSLFCVFVRASDAVAAALAGQRALLAEDWGIIGPLRVRMALLTGEADL